From the genome of Fusobacterium varium, one region includes:
- the thrS gene encoding Threonine--tRNA ligase gives MKVELPSGDIKEFEGQANMFEIAKSISNSLAKKAVAVKIDGVPMDMATILDRDAKVEFIPADSEEGEEIIRHSTAHLMAQAVIRLFPGTKVAIGPAIENGFYYDFDPKEQFTEEDLAKIEAEMKKIVKENEKIERVMMTREEAIEHFEKLGEIYKVEIIKEIAQGEMLSFYKQGEFMDLCRGPHVPSTSYLKAFKLKSVAGAYWRGDSNNKMLQRIYGFAFSDEAKLKAYLTLLEEAERRDHRKLGKELDLFFVSEYGPGFPIFLPKGMVIRNTLIDLWRREHTLAGYQEITTPIMLNKELWEISGHWFNYRENMYTSTIDDTEFAIKPMNCPGGILAYKYQLHSYKDFPIRCGELGTVHRHEFSGALHGLMRVRSFTQDDAHIFMTPDQIEEEIIGVVELIDKFYSKLFGFEYHIELSTKPEKAIGSNEIWEKAEAALAGALDKIGKPYKLNPGDGAFYGPKLDFKIKDAIGRTWQCGTIQLDFNLPERFDISYIGEDGEKHRPVMIHRVVYGSIERFIGILIEHFAGAFPLWLAPTQVKILTINDEVVPYAKEIFKALQERGIRAEIDDRAESIGYKIREANGKYKIPVQLILGKNEVENREVNIRKFGSQQQESMKLDEFLDIIVDEAKIRFDK, from the coding sequence ATGAAAGTAGAATTACCAAGCGGAGATATAAAAGAATTTGAAGGACAAGCAAATATGTTTGAAATAGCAAAGAGTATAAGCAACTCTTTAGCTAAAAAAGCAGTGGCTGTTAAAATAGATGGAGTGCCAATGGATATGGCAACAATTTTAGACAGAGATGCAAAAGTAGAATTTATACCTGCTGACAGTGAAGAGGGAGAAGAGATAATAAGACACTCAACAGCTCATTTAATGGCACAAGCTGTTATAAGATTATTTCCAGGAACAAAAGTAGCAATAGGACCAGCAATAGAAAATGGTTTCTATTATGACTTTGATCCAAAAGAACAGTTTACAGAAGAAGATTTAGCAAAAATTGAAGCTGAAATGAAAAAAATAGTAAAAGAAAATGAAAAAATTGAAAGAGTTATGATGACTAGAGAGGAAGCTATAGAACATTTTGAAAAATTAGGTGAAATCTATAAAGTAGAAATCATAAAAGAGATAGCTCAAGGAGAAATGCTTTCTTTCTATAAACAGGGAGAATTTATGGATTTATGTAGAGGACCTCATGTGCCATCTACATCATATTTAAAAGCTTTTAAATTAAAATCAGTTGCAGGAGCTTATTGGAGAGGAGATTCTAATAATAAGATGCTTCAGAGAATATATGGATTTGCTTTCTCTGATGAAGCTAAATTAAAAGCATATTTAACTCTTTTGGAAGAAGCTGAAAGAAGAGATCATAGAAAATTAGGAAAAGAATTAGATTTATTCTTTGTAAGTGAATATGGACCAGGATTTCCAATATTCCTTCCAAAAGGAATGGTTATCAGAAATACTCTTATAGACCTTTGGAGAAGAGAGCATACTCTTGCTGGATATCAGGAAATTACTACTCCAATAATGTTGAATAAAGAACTATGGGAAATTTCAGGACACTGGTTCAACTATAGAGAAAATATGTATACTTCAACAATAGATGACACTGAATTTGCTATAAAACCTATGAACTGCCCAGGAGGTATTTTAGCATATAAATATCAACTGCATTCATATAAAGATTTTCCAATCAGATGTGGAGAACTAGGAACAGTTCATAGACATGAATTTTCTGGAGCTTTACATGGACTTATGAGAGTAAGATCATTTACTCAAGATGATGCTCATATATTTATGACTCCAGATCAAATAGAAGAAGAAATCATAGGGGTAGTTGAATTAATAGATAAATTCTACAGCAAATTATTTGGTTTTGAATATCATATTGAATTATCAACTAAACCGGAAAAAGCAATTGGTTCAAATGAAATATGGGAAAAGGCAGAAGCTGCACTTGCAGGAGCTCTTGATAAAATAGGGAAACCATATAAATTAAATCCTGGTGATGGAGCTTTCTATGGACCTAAATTAGACTTTAAAATTAAAGATGCTATTGGAAGAACTTGGCAGTGTGGAACTATTCAATTAGACTTTAATCTTCCTGAAAGATTTGATATCAGTTATATAGGGGAAGATGGAGAGAAGCATAGACCTGTAATGATTCATAGAGTTGTTTATGGTTCAATAGAAAGATTTATAGGAATTCTTATAGAACACTTTGCAGGAGCATTCCCATTATGGTTAGCACCTACTCAAGTTAAAATATTGACTATTAATGATGAAGTAGTGCCTTATGCTAAAGAGATATTTAAAGCTCTTCAAGAAAGAGGAATCAGAGCAGAGATTGATGATAGAGCAGAATCTATTGGATATAAAATCAGAGAAGCTAATGGAAAATATAAAATTCCTGTACAACTTATTCTAGGTAAAAATGAAGTTGAAAACAGAGAAGTAAATATAAGAAAATTTGGTTCTCAGCAGCAAGAGTCTATGAAGCTGGACGAGTTTTTAGATATCATTGTTGATGAAGCTAAAATAAGATTTGATAAATAA
- the trxA gene encoding Thioredoxin-M has protein sequence MNSLINLDEITFEKEVINNKGIVIVDFWAEWCGPCKVLAPILEEISEERKVKIYKVNVDENPSLAGQFGIKSIPTMVVFENGIRVDQVVGLRPKEEIKEKLAAY, from the coding sequence GTGAACAGTTTAATTAATCTAGATGAGATTACTTTTGAAAAAGAAGTTATAAATAATAAAGGTATTGTAATTGTGGATTTTTGGGCTGAATGGTGTGGACCTTGCAAAGTACTTGCTCCAATTTTAGAAGAAATTTCTGAAGAGAGAAAAGTAAAAATATACAAAGTCAATGTTGATGAAAATCCAAGTCTGGCAGGCCAGTTTGGAATAAAAAGTATTCCTACTATGGTAGTTTTTGAAAATGGAATAAGAGTAGACCAAGTAGTTGGATTAAGACCTAAGGAAGAGATAAAGGAAAAATTAGCTGCGTATTAA
- the nroR gene encoding NADH-rubredoxin oxidoreductase translates to MGTKKWRCTICGEEFEGDTPPEVCPICNVGSEFFEEIKDEKKVIPPVDKVEKKKVISGKAWKCTVCDEIFSEDEVPDTCPVCGVGKELFEEIEIKPVSEITWKCTVCSEMIDEEECPIICPVCGAGREAFEKIEKKNENLDLNKKEKVVIIGGGIAAISAADAVRSKNKMAEIEIISKENIMPYYRTMLTEYLYADMTEEKLKIKKDKWYEEKNIKLITGDTVVSVAAKEKKVSLSSGRECSYDKLILATGSECFVPPIKNAALDGVFTIRSMKDTENVKEYVKKCKRAVVIGGGVLGLEAAWGLKELGLDVSVIEMMQRILPKQLDEKGSKMLEQAIVRSGVKVYKGVVVDHLEGDKKVSSVVLEKGEHIMADLVVISAGILPNKQLAVDIGIHTGRGIIVNEKMETSEKDIYACGDAAEYEGKVIGLWQVAMEQGKTAGLNASGDNAVYKEQIQPLNFDGMNIKLISIGMIGNGKECEEFIEDIDTKKSIYKKLYFEENKLKGAILIGDVSKGITLIKSVRENAEKDVVLGKIYS, encoded by the coding sequence ATGGGAACAAAAAAATGGAGATGTACAATATGTGGAGAAGAATTTGAAGGTGATACCCCTCCAGAAGTATGTCCTATATGCAATGTGGGAAGTGAATTTTTTGAAGAGATAAAAGATGAAAAAAAAGTAATTCCACCTGTAGATAAAGTTGAAAAGAAAAAAGTTATTTCTGGAAAAGCATGGAAATGTACAGTGTGTGATGAAATATTTTCAGAAGATGAAGTACCTGATACATGCCCTGTATGTGGAGTAGGAAAAGAACTTTTTGAAGAGATAGAAATAAAACCAGTTTCAGAAATAACTTGGAAATGTACAGTATGCAGCGAGATGATAGATGAAGAAGAATGCCCAATTATTTGTCCTGTATGTGGAGCAGGAAGAGAAGCTTTTGAAAAGATAGAAAAGAAAAATGAGAATTTAGATTTAAATAAGAAAGAAAAAGTAGTAATAATTGGAGGAGGAATAGCAGCTATATCAGCAGCAGATGCAGTTAGAAGTAAAAATAAAATGGCAGAGATAGAAATAATAAGCAAAGAAAATATAATGCCATATTATAGAACGATGCTTACAGAATATCTTTATGCAGATATGACAGAAGAAAAGCTGAAAATAAAAAAAGATAAATGGTATGAAGAAAAAAATATAAAATTAATTACAGGAGATACTGTAGTATCTGTAGCAGCAAAGGAGAAAAAAGTAAGTTTATCAAGTGGTAGGGAATGTTCATATGATAAATTAATACTGGCAACTGGATCAGAATGTTTTGTGCCTCCTATAAAGAATGCAGCTTTAGATGGAGTTTTTACTATAAGAAGTATGAAAGATACAGAAAATGTAAAGGAATATGTAAAGAAATGTAAGAGAGCAGTTGTTATAGGTGGAGGAGTTCTTGGACTAGAGGCAGCATGGGGATTAAAAGAATTAGGATTAGATGTTTCTGTAATAGAGATGATGCAAAGAATTTTACCTAAACAATTAGATGAAAAAGGTTCTAAAATGTTAGAGCAAGCTATAGTTCGTTCTGGAGTAAAAGTATATAAAGGTGTTGTTGTAGATCATTTAGAAGGAGATAAAAAAGTATCATCTGTTGTTCTTGAAAAAGGAGAACATATTATGGCTGATTTAGTAGTTATAAGTGCAGGAATACTTCCGAATAAGCAACTTGCTGTAGATATTGGAATTCATACAGGAAGAGGAATAATTGTAAATGAAAAAATGGAAACATCAGAAAAAGATATTTATGCTTGTGGTGATGCAGCTGAGTATGAAGGTAAAGTAATAGGACTTTGGCAGGTAGCTATGGAACAGGGAAAAACAGCAGGATTAAATGCAAGTGGAGATAATGCTGTTTATAAGGAGCAAATTCAACCACTTAATTTTGACGGAATGAATATTAAACTTATTTCTATTGGTATGATTGGAAATGGAAAAGAATGTGAAGAATTTATTGAAGATATAGACACTAAAAAAAGTATTTATAAAAAATTATATTTTGAAGAAAATAAGCTAAAAGGTGCTATATTAATAGGAGATGTTTCAAAAGGTATCACACTAATAAAGAGTGTAAGGGAAAACGCTGAAAAAGACGTTGTTTTAGGAAAAATTTACTCTTAA
- the ydiC gene encoding UGMP family protein, producing MLILAIDTATKIGSVALYDDKIGIVGEINLYVKVNHSNVIMKAVDSLFNLSGYTIKDVDKIAVTIGPGSFTGIRIGVAIAKGLAYSLKKPIIGINELDVLAEMGEQREELIIPLIDARKERVYYSQYKYENKKLVRKEEYKDGELREILENLKGEKVVFIGDGAVVNHKLIEEIMGNESIIFSQAGSIPRAAIAAQIALESTEDNIYTLEPFYVNKSQAEREKEEREKNK from the coding sequence ATGTTGATTTTAGCAATTGATACAGCTACTAAAATAGGAAGTGTAGCTTTATATGATGATAAAATAGGAATAGTTGGAGAGATAAATTTATATGTAAAAGTAAATCATTCAAATGTCATAATGAAAGCTGTGGATTCTCTATTTAATCTATCTGGATATACAATAAAAGATGTAGATAAAATAGCTGTAACAATAGGACCAGGATCTTTTACAGGAATAAGAATAGGAGTGGCAATAGCAAAAGGACTTGCCTATTCTCTAAAGAAACCTATTATTGGAATAAATGAATTAGATGTTTTAGCAGAGATGGGGGAACAAAGAGAAGAGCTAATTATTCCTCTTATAGATGCAAGAAAAGAGAGAGTATACTATTCTCAGTATAAATATGAAAATAAAAAACTTGTGAGAAAAGAAGAATATAAAGATGGAGAATTGAGAGAGATACTTGAAAATTTAAAAGGTGAAAAAGTTGTATTTATAGGAGATGGAGCTGTAGTTAATCATAAACTTATAGAAGAGATTATGGGAAATGAAAGCATTATATTTTCTCAAGCAGGTTCTATTCCAAGGGCAGCTATAGCTGCTCAAATAGCTTTGGAATCTACTGAAGATAATATATATACATTGGAACCTTTTTATGTAAATAAATCACAGGCTGAAAGAGAAAAAGAAGAGAGAGAAAAAAATAAATAA
- the ydiB gene encoding ADP-binding protein translates to MKKIMSFKELDTLAEKLSDYAEENTTIALIGDLGTGKTTFTQTFAKRLGVKESLKSPTFNYVLEYFSGRLPLYHFDVYRLSEAEEIYEVGYEDYLNSGGIILIEWADIIKSELPKEYIEIKLFYHEDETREVELRYVGNPAKEKEMLKYVDFSN, encoded by the coding sequence ATGAAGAAAATAATGAGCTTTAAGGAGCTTGATACTTTAGCAGAAAAACTTTCTGATTATGCTGAAGAAAATACTACCATAGCTCTCATAGGAGATCTTGGTACAGGGAAAACTACATTTACACAAACTTTTGCTAAAAGATTAGGAGTGAAGGAAAGTTTAAAAAGTCCTACATTCAATTATGTACTTGAATATTTCAGTGGAAGACTTCCTTTATATCATTTTGATGTATATCGTTTGTCTGAAGCAGAAGAGATATACGAAGTAGGCTATGAAGATTATCTCAATAGTGGAGGTATAATTCTGATAGAATGGGCTGATATAATAAAAAGCGAGCTTCCAAAGGAATATATCGAGATAAAATTATTCTATCATGAAGATGAAACTCGTGAAGTAGAATTGAGATATGTAGGAAATCCTGCAAAAGAGAAGGAGATGTTGAAGTATGTTGATTTTAGCAATTGA
- the hldE_2 gene encoding Bifunctional protein hldE, giving the protein MILSKETAAKLIEELKLQGKKVVFTNGCFDILHVGHLRYLNEAKKQGDILIVGVNSDISVKQLKGPTRPINNEIDRAEMLSGLKAVDFTVIFDELTPIETLDKLKPSIHVKGGDYDKNTLPETPTVEKHGGEVRILSFVEGKSTTNIVNKIQFKDGGENEENNEL; this is encoded by the coding sequence ATGATTTTAAGTAAAGAAACAGCTGCAAAACTAATAGAGGAGCTAAAATTACAAGGGAAAAAAGTTGTTTTTACAAATGGGTGTTTTGATATTCTTCATGTAGGACATTTAAGATACCTAAATGAAGCAAAAAAGCAAGGAGATATATTGATAGTAGGAGTCAACTCAGATATTTCTGTAAAACAGCTAAAAGGACCTACAAGACCTATTAATAATGAAATAGATAGAGCTGAAATGCTTTCAGGATTAAAAGCAGTTGATTTTACAGTTATATTTGATGAACTTACACCAATAGAAACACTGGATAAATTAAAACCATCTATTCATGTAAAAGGTGGAGATTATGATAAAAATACTCTTCCTGAAACTCCAACTGTAGAAAAGCACGGAGGAGAAGTTAGAATACTTTCTTTTGTGGAGGGAAAATCAACTACAAATATTGTAAATAAGATACAGTTCAAAGATGGAGGAGAAAATGAAGAAAATAATGAGCTTTAA
- a CDS encoding putative NUDIX hydrolase encodes MREKIVELLKNTKERIIGQDKYANSAVLIAIAEFNKKEYIILEKRAVEIRQGGEISLPGGRCDEKDKNSKETAIRETIEELGIPKEK; translated from the coding sequence ATGAGAGAAAAAATAGTAGAATTATTGAAAAATACCAAGGAAAGAATAATTGGACAAGACAAATATGCAAACTCTGCAGTCCTTATTGCCATAGCTGAATTTAATAAAAAGGAATATATAATTCTGGAGAAAAGAGCTGTTGAGATAAGACAAGGAGGAGAGATATCTCTCCCAGGTGGAAGATGTGATGAAAAAGATAAAAACTCAAAAGAAACAGCAATAAGAGAAACAATAGAAGAATTAGGGATACCTAAGGAAAAATAG
- the upp gene encoding Uracil phosphoribosyltransferase — protein MAVIEINHPLIQHKLTILRNIGTDTKAFRENLNEIAKLMTYEATKNLKLEEIEVTTPLMSTIGNTLQDRLAIVPILRAGLGMVDGIQDLIPTAKVGHIGVYRNEETLEPVYYYCKLPVDITSRKVIVVDPMLATGGSAVYAIDYLKAEGVKDIVFMCLVAAPEGIAKLLNKHPDVAIYTAKIDQGLTKEGYIYPGLGDCGDRIFGTK, from the coding sequence ATGGCAGTAATAGAAATTAATCACCCATTAATTCAGCACAAACTGACAATACTTAGAAATATAGGAACTGATACAAAAGCTTTTAGAGAAAATTTAAATGAAATAGCAAAGCTTATGACTTATGAAGCAACAAAAAATCTAAAATTAGAAGAAATAGAGGTAACAACTCCTTTAATGTCTACGATAGGAAATACTCTTCAGGACAGACTTGCTATTGTTCCTATTTTAAGAGCTGGATTAGGAATGGTAGATGGAATACAAGATCTTATTCCAACTGCAAAAGTAGGGCACATTGGTGTATATAGAAATGAGGAAACATTAGAACCTGTTTATTATTATTGTAAACTTCCTGTAGATATAACATCAAGAAAGGTTATTGTTGTTGATCCAATGCTTGCTACTGGAGGATCAGCAGTATATGCAATAGATTATTTAAAAGCTGAAGGAGTTAAAGATATTGTATTTATGTGTCTGGTGGCTGCTCCAGAGGGAATAGCAAAACTTCTTAATAAACACCCAGATGTAGCTATATACACAGCAAAAATTGATCAAGGATTAACAAAAGAGGGATATATTTATCCAGGACTTGGAGATTGTGGAGATAGAATATTTGGAACTAAATAG
- the rpmE gene encoding 50S ribosomal protein L31: MKKNIHPQYNVITVECTCGEKFETRSTYAKGSELKIAVCSKCHPFYTGKAKFIDAAGRVDKFNKRYNINK, from the coding sequence ATGAAAAAAAATATTCATCCACAATACAATGTTATAACTGTTGAGTGTACATGTGGAGAAAAATTTGAAACAAGATCAACTTATGCTAAAGGGAGCGAACTTAAAATAGCTGTTTGTTCAAAATGCCACCCATTCTATACAGGAAAAGCTAAGTTTATCGATGCTGCTGGTAGAGTTGATAAATTCAACAAAAGATATAATATTAATAAATAG
- a CDS encoding Predicted double-stranded RNA/RNA-DNA hybrid binding protein, which translates to MSKKYYAYFLEDENIKGLVDNWDKCKSLVHGKKARYKSFPTEKEGKDWLESGAHYEKK; encoded by the coding sequence GTGAGTAAAAAATATTATGCTTACTTCTTAGAAGATGAAAATATTAAGGGGTTGGTTGACAACTGGGATAAATGTAAAAGCCTTGTTCATGGTAAAAAAGCTAGATATAAATCTTTTCCAACAGAAAAAGAAGGAAAAGATTGGCTTGAATCAGGAGCTCATTATGAAAAAAAATAG